One window of the Capnocytophaga haemolytica genome contains the following:
- a CDS encoding RagB/SusD family nutrient uptake outer membrane protein has protein sequence MKRLLYIFLILVGSLQFFSCANEDYFLEKRLGSDVIVDSIFTTKQKSMVAIAQAYAMSLQSGITIKQWDNNRTNGLRGGTLSHLSGEVNALKFSWQDAWKIQRSGMTANEGDGKPLSTDGFVFNYQTIRQCYLVIDNIDKVVDLTPTEKKAVKAEMLTLIAYRYQEMFKRYGGVPIVDKLLDVNSQAIPRATLKQTLDHIITLCDAALTDLPDTYNSTNKGRVTKGIPLCIKAEALMFAARPLFNTATPYMSLGANNNLICLGTEDPSLWQKAVEANLEVLNWAIANGYAIINTGNPFKDYGTAVATPNNQEVLLAFKSQQRMNDYDPHTQEGGANAMSYLQLTHYYKADGTEQQWAAEQWQPYNDFVQKAGEMEARYKVSVAIAGQQAWNNPDSYNWSTHALYNASNWDGGSGGTEGAGRRVKFYYMADTRDWFEFPLYRLAEFYLNLAEPYNELGNPSKALEYLNVIHTRAGLPAITETNKEKLRAIVQREWAIEFYEENHRLFDVKHWKLNNLGDGVIGGDKKGVVFQYASGRNNGENPWDYLSYAVRTVYVGYWANNQYLDPFPIAEINKGYIIQNPGY, from the coding sequence ATGAAAAGGCTATTATACATATTTTTAATACTCGTTGGCAGTCTACAGTTTTTCTCTTGTGCTAATGAGGATTATTTTCTTGAAAAGCGTTTGGGAAGTGATGTAATAGTTGATTCTATCTTTACTACCAAACAGAAATCAATGGTGGCTATTGCTCAAGCCTACGCAATGAGTTTGCAGTCAGGCATTACTATAAAACAATGGGATAATAATCGCACCAATGGACTTCGAGGAGGTACTTTATCGCATCTCTCAGGAGAAGTGAATGCCTTGAAGTTTAGCTGGCAAGATGCTTGGAAAATACAACGTTCAGGGATGACAGCCAATGAAGGTGATGGTAAGCCACTAAGCACTGACGGTTTTGTATTCAATTATCAAACAATACGTCAATGTTACCTTGTCATTGATAATATTGATAAAGTGGTAGATCTCACACCAACAGAAAAGAAAGCAGTAAAAGCCGAAATGCTTACCCTTATTGCTTATAGATATCAGGAAATGTTTAAAAGATATGGAGGGGTGCCTATTGTAGATAAGCTCTTGGATGTGAACTCTCAAGCTATTCCACGCGCTACACTAAAACAAACTCTTGACCATATCATAACCCTCTGCGATGCAGCTCTAACCGATTTGCCTGATACGTATAATAGCACCAATAAAGGGCGCGTTACCAAAGGTATTCCCCTCTGTATCAAAGCAGAAGCACTGATGTTTGCCGCACGTCCGTTATTTAACACCGCTACGCCTTATATGAGCTTGGGGGCAAATAACAACTTGATTTGTCTTGGCACAGAAGACCCTTCACTGTGGCAAAAAGCTGTTGAGGCAAACCTCGAAGTACTCAATTGGGCAATAGCTAATGGCTATGCAATTATCAATACGGGTAATCCTTTTAAGGATTATGGCACCGCAGTAGCTACCCCCAATAACCAAGAAGTACTCTTAGCATTCAAGTCGCAACAACGGATGAATGACTACGACCCTCATACCCAAGAAGGAGGTGCCAATGCAATGAGCTATTTACAGCTTACCCATTATTACAAAGCCGATGGCACTGAACAACAATGGGCAGCTGAACAATGGCAGCCTTATAATGATTTTGTGCAGAAAGCAGGCGAAATGGAAGCACGCTATAAAGTATCGGTAGCCATTGCAGGGCAACAGGCTTGGAATAATCCCGATTCATATAACTGGTCTACTCACGCACTCTATAACGCCTCAAACTGGGATGGTGGTAGTGGGGGTACCGAAGGTGCTGGCAGACGTGTAAAATTCTACTATATGGCTGACACTCGCGATTGGTTTGAGTTCCCGCTCTATCGTTTGGCAGAGTTCTATCTAAATCTCGCTGAGCCTTATAACGAATTAGGTAACCCCTCAAAAGCCCTTGAATATCTCAATGTAATACATACCAGAGCTGGCTTACCTGCAATTACAGAAACCAATAAAGAAAAACTCAGAGCTATTGTGCAACGCGAATGGGCAATTGAATTCTATGAAGAAAACCATCGCCTCTTTGATGTAAAGCACTGGAAACTAAACAACCTTGGTGATGGGGTTATCGGGGGAGATAAAAAAGGAGTTGTTTTTCAGTATGCCTCAGGACGAAATAACGGTGAAAATCCTTGGGACTACCTCTCTTATGCCGTTAGAACCGTCTACGTAGGCTATTGGGCAAACAATCAATACCTCGACCCTTTCCCCATAGCAGAAATCAATAAAGGCTATATCATTCAAAACCCTGGCTATTAA
- a CDS encoding SusC/RagA family TonB-linked outer membrane protein: MLLLYAFVGLSTYNSGSQEPLVVVDGIQSSMSVIDAMDPYEIESINLLKDASATAVYGVKGANGVIIVTTKRGRTGAPKVNATYNFGMSELATQMELLNSYEYALFRNEAIRNDNDPSKFGMLFSESGFHNELWKFKNNRDYTPEEVEAMNLTPEQKQALLNSPALYYTSHNYFKEAFGGIAPQNQVNLNVSGGSEKTRYFTSVGYMNQGGSFTNTKYGGADINSKYQRYNFRSNFDFDLTDNTNLTLDLSAISSKIGGIMGGETNDETSEGSRRKGMLVHILSNPPYAGPGIVNGKLVYDFVGGMNPLAGKGGTGYSVLSALLTRPYLTTYNTNLNINLKLKHKLNYLLEGLSVSGTFSYNDTYTKGVRRERTVPTYVATRNPNNPSEILFFDGKLKPTNVTDNYSQYKWRRLYFELATNYEQTFGKHGFTALLLANGQKTHDPGLEYAVPAGLMGLAARATYDYDHRYLLEANMGYNGTENFAPGKRFGFFPAFSLGWVVSNEKFIPENNIVTYLKIRGSYGEVGNDQVGGRRFLYQPSTWGYGFEGYKNQDMGAGGYYFGNTNGSTRDPFYMGAWENRVGNPNVTWERAKKSNLGVELNMFKDKLTIVADLFREKRDNILWSRGTVPGIVGSDLPAVNIGKVSNSGYEAQVHWADKIGSFTYGVGFNVSYAKNKIDFRDEPNNPYPWMNETGYSIGQYKGFLTNGFYNTWEEVMQLPYSRFDGNKVQPGDLRYVDVNGDGVIDEKDRVPIGYSNLPRYSFGANLNLGYKGFGLAVLFTGTAQGSMPIDYYMRSPFEQGKGAAFKYQYEGRWTPEKIQKGIKPTYPRASLRTEDNINGKASDFWLQSTDHIRLKNVELSYLFEKTQWLQKNGITSIKLSVSGNNLYTWSNMIAGYDPEQQDSSDAAKGYLYPMMRTYSAGLNIQF, translated from the coding sequence ATGCTACTACTATACGCATTCGTGGGGTTGAGCACCTACAACTCAGGTAGCCAAGAGCCTCTGGTGGTGGTTGATGGCATTCAAAGCTCAATGAGTGTGATCGACGCTATGGATCCTTATGAAATTGAGAGCATCAACCTACTTAAAGATGCTTCGGCTACGGCGGTCTATGGGGTGAAAGGTGCTAATGGGGTCATCATCGTTACTACCAAGCGAGGACGTACAGGCGCTCCTAAGGTGAATGCAACCTATAACTTTGGTATGAGTGAGCTCGCCACTCAAATGGAGCTGCTCAATTCTTACGAGTATGCTCTTTTCAGAAATGAAGCTATACGTAATGACAATGACCCGAGCAAGTTTGGTATGCTTTTCAGCGAAAGTGGCTTTCATAATGAGCTGTGGAAGTTCAAGAACAACCGCGATTACACTCCTGAGGAGGTAGAGGCGATGAACCTTACCCCTGAGCAAAAGCAGGCACTCCTCAACAGTCCAGCGCTTTACTATACGAGTCATAACTATTTTAAAGAGGCTTTTGGAGGTATTGCCCCACAAAACCAAGTGAACCTCAATGTGTCGGGTGGCAGTGAGAAGACGCGCTATTTCACCTCAGTAGGTTATATGAATCAAGGGGGTTCTTTCACCAATACTAAGTATGGAGGGGCTGACATCAACTCTAAATACCAACGCTATAATTTCAGGTCGAACTTTGACTTTGACCTTACCGACAACACCAACCTCACACTCGATCTCTCAGCGATTTCCTCAAAGATAGGCGGCATAATGGGGGGTGAAACAAATGATGAGACCAGTGAAGGATCGCGTAGAAAAGGGATGCTTGTGCACATATTGAGCAATCCTCCTTATGCAGGACCTGGGATTGTCAATGGTAAACTTGTGTACGACTTTGTAGGTGGAATGAACCCCTTGGCAGGCAAAGGAGGCACGGGTTACTCAGTGCTCTCGGCATTGCTTACACGTCCTTACCTGACTACCTACAACACCAACCTCAATATCAATTTAAAGCTAAAACACAAACTCAACTACTTGCTCGAAGGGCTTTCAGTCAGTGGTACTTTCTCGTATAACGACACCTACACAAAAGGGGTGCGAAGAGAGCGTACAGTGCCTACTTATGTAGCAACACGCAACCCTAATAACCCAAGTGAAATACTCTTTTTTGACGGAAAACTCAAACCGACCAACGTAACCGACAACTATTCGCAGTATAAATGGCGTCGTCTTTACTTTGAGCTTGCTACCAATTACGAACAGACTTTCGGCAAACACGGCTTCACAGCATTGTTATTGGCGAATGGTCAAAAAACACACGACCCAGGGCTTGAATACGCAGTTCCTGCGGGTTTGATGGGTCTTGCCGCACGTGCTACCTATGATTATGACCATCGCTACCTCTTAGAAGCAAATATGGGTTATAACGGCACTGAGAACTTTGCCCCAGGGAAACGCTTCGGTTTCTTTCCAGCCTTCTCACTGGGTTGGGTAGTGAGCAATGAAAAGTTCATCCCTGAAAACAATATTGTAACTTACTTAAAGATACGTGGCTCTTATGGTGAAGTAGGGAATGACCAAGTGGGAGGCAGGCGTTTCCTATATCAACCCAGTACTTGGGGCTATGGCTTTGAAGGGTATAAAAATCAAGATATGGGAGCTGGCGGTTACTATTTCGGTAATACAAACGGTAGTACTCGCGATCCCTTCTATATGGGAGCTTGGGAGAATAGAGTAGGCAACCCTAATGTTACTTGGGAAAGAGCTAAGAAAAGTAATTTAGGGGTAGAACTCAATATGTTCAAGGATAAACTTACCATAGTAGCAGATCTGTTTAGGGAAAAACGAGATAATATCTTGTGGAGTAGAGGTACTGTACCAGGTATTGTAGGCTCAGACCTGCCAGCAGTGAATATTGGTAAGGTAAGCAATTCAGGCTATGAAGCACAAGTACATTGGGCAGATAAGATAGGTAGTTTTACTTATGGAGTAGGTTTTAACGTCTCTTATGCCAAGAATAAAATTGACTTCCGTGATGAGCCTAATAATCCTTACCCGTGGATGAATGAGACGGGCTACTCCATTGGTCAGTACAAAGGCTTCCTTACAAATGGTTTTTATAACACTTGGGAAGAGGTAATGCAGCTTCCTTATTCACGCTTTGATGGCAATAAGGTGCAGCCTGGGGATTTGCGCTATGTAGACGTCAATGGTGATGGAGTGATTGATGAGAAAGATAGGGTGCCTATAGGCTATTCCAATCTGCCGCGTTATAGCTTTGGAGCCAACCTCAACCTTGGCTATAAGGGTTTTGGACTTGCAGTGCTCTTTACAGGTACAGCTCAGGGCTCTATGCCTATTGATTACTATATGCGTTCACCTTTTGAACAAGGTAAAGGGGCAGCTTTTAAATACCAGTATGAAGGCAGATGGACACCAGAGAAAATACAAAAAGGAATTAAGCCTACCTACCCCCGTGCTTCATTGCGTACAGAAGATAATATCAATGGGAAAGCGAGCGATTTTTGGTTGCAATCCACCGACCATATTAGACTGAAAAATGTAGAACTGAGTTATCTCTTTGAGAAAACCCAGTGGTTACAGAAGAATGGTATTACCTCTATAAAACTCTCGGTAAGTGGTAATAATCTCTATACGTGGTCAAATATGATAGCAGGCTACGACCCCGAGCAGCAGGACTCAAGCGATGCTGCTAAGGGCTATCTTTATCCGATGATGAGGACTTATAGCGCAGGGCTTAATATACAATTCTAA
- a CDS encoding carboxypeptidase-like regulatory domain-containing protein — protein MYKLKTFIALFIGVCMGLTSLQAAPLQHQQVSKKTITGKVLDEDNMPLMGATVQEVGTKNGVVTDFDGNYKITLTKENATLKISYIGYQTVSVAVKGQSVINVQLKSESLNLDQVVVVGYGKQKKESVTGAISTMKGKEITESNVANLSNALVGRIAGVSSTQASGEPGRNATTIRIRGVEHLQLR, from the coding sequence ATGTATAAATTGAAAACATTTATTGCGCTCTTTATAGGGGTTTGTATGGGGCTAACCTCTTTACAAGCAGCGCCCCTACAACATCAGCAAGTGAGCAAGAAAACCATCACGGGTAAAGTGCTTGATGAGGATAATATGCCGCTGATGGGTGCTACCGTGCAAGAGGTAGGCACCAAGAATGGTGTAGTAACCGACTTTGACGGTAACTACAAGATTACGCTCACCAAAGAAAATGCTACCTTGAAAATATCGTATATAGGCTACCAAACCGTTAGTGTGGCAGTCAAAGGACAGAGCGTTATCAATGTGCAACTCAAAAGCGAGTCACTCAACCTTGACCAAGTAGTGGTTGTGGGCTATGGCAAGCAGAAGAAAGAGTCAGTAACAGGCGCTATCTCCACAATGAAGGGTAAGGAAATTACGGAAAGCAATGTAGCTAACCTCTCCAACGCCTTAGTAGGGCGCATTGCAGGGGTAAGCTCAACCCAAGCCAGTGGCGAGCCTGGGCGTAATGCTACTACTATACGCATTCGTGGGGTTGAGCACCTACAACTCAGGTAG
- a CDS encoding NAD(P)H-dependent flavin oxidoreductase, with the protein MNTRITQLFDIKYPIIQGGMVWASGWRLASAVSNAGGLGLLGAGSMHPDTLAEHINRCKQATDKPFGVNIPIMYPEMDKAIEVILREKVKIVFTSAGNPKLWTPILQKEGVKVTHVVSSSTFALKAQEAGVDAVVAEGFEAGGHNGREETTTLVLVPAVRQHVSIPLIAAGGIATGRAMLAAMALGAEGVQIGSRFVATTEASVHEDFKQKVVASGEGDTLLTLKELAPVRLLKNHFFEQVKALYDAGNATPERLRELLGSGRTKRGMFEGDMQEGELEIGQVAALINKVQPVSEVFKELLTEYTSALEGLPQG; encoded by the coding sequence ATGAACACACGTATTACACAGTTATTTGACATTAAGTATCCTATTATTCAAGGCGGAATGGTATGGGCAAGTGGCTGGCGCTTAGCCTCTGCCGTAAGCAACGCAGGCGGATTGGGCTTGCTCGGAGCAGGCTCAATGCACCCCGACACCCTCGCCGAGCATATTAATAGATGTAAGCAGGCTACCGATAAGCCTTTCGGGGTGAATATACCCATTATGTACCCCGAGATGGACAAAGCCATTGAGGTAATCCTACGCGAGAAGGTGAAGATAGTATTCACCTCAGCGGGTAATCCGAAACTGTGGACACCCATCTTGCAGAAGGAAGGTGTGAAGGTAACCCACGTCGTCAGCAGTAGCACTTTTGCCCTGAAAGCTCAAGAGGCAGGGGTCGACGCTGTGGTGGCTGAGGGTTTTGAGGCGGGCGGACATAATGGGCGTGAGGAAACGACCACCTTAGTGTTAGTGCCCGCAGTGCGTCAGCACGTCAGCATTCCGCTTATTGCCGCAGGGGGCATTGCCACAGGTAGAGCAATGCTCGCCGCGATGGCACTCGGCGCCGAGGGGGTACAGATAGGCAGTAGGTTTGTTGCTACCACCGAAGCCTCAGTACACGAGGATTTTAAGCAAAAGGTTGTAGCCTCAGGTGAGGGCGATACGCTCCTTACTCTAAAGGAATTAGCCCCAGTCCGTTTGCTGAAAAACCATTTCTTTGAACAAGTCAAAGCTCTTTATGATGCAGGCAACGCCACCCCTGAGCGCTTACGAGAGTTGCTCGGTAGTGGTCGCACCAAGCGTGGTATGTTTGAGGGAGATATGCAAGAAGGCGAACTTGAAATAGGGCAAGTGGCAGCCTTGATTAACAAAGTGCAACCCGTCAGTGAGGTCTTTAAAGAACTCCTCACTGAATATACCTCTGCCCTTGAAGGGCTACCCCAAGGGTAA
- a CDS encoding LIC11966 family surface protein — protein MYYAKGSFDDSVEYNNELMCLSNYNTDMMEEMNDAMDDEDFQRAEAVRLQWIDGLKEVEAQADKLGAYKGDDSLLKAFKKLLSNWDSLMKDGYKKLIEFRLAGKRGTPAEKAQLAANNEFIAEFTEEFNDVSDDFIDKYEDEED, from the coding sequence GTGTACTACGCCAAAGGTTCGTTTGATGATTCGGTGGAATACAACAACGAGTTGATGTGCCTTAGCAATTACAACACCGATATGATGGAAGAGATGAACGATGCGATGGACGATGAGGATTTCCAGCGTGCAGAAGCCGTGCGTTTGCAGTGGATCGATGGTTTAAAAGAGGTGGAAGCGCAAGCTGATAAGCTCGGCGCTTACAAGGGCGACGACAGTTTGCTGAAAGCCTTCAAAAAATTGCTCTCTAACTGGGATAGCTTGATGAAAGACGGTTACAAAAAGCTCATCGAATTCCGTTTGGCAGGAAAACGCGGCACACCTGCCGAGAAGGCGCAGTTGGCAGCCAATAATGAGTTCATTGCTGAGTTCACAGAAGAATTTAACGATGTAAGCGATGATTTTATCGATAAATACGAAGACGAAGAGGATTAA
- a CDS encoding HAL/PAL/TAL family ammonia-lyase, translating into MALNFDNFVRIVFGDANVSISKETDQIIEKSFRFLQKFAKNKIIYGVNTGFGPMAQYRIDDSDQKRLQYNLIRSHASGSGEPFDEKIVRAAILCRMNSLSQGKSGVHPDVIYLMRELINNKVTPLIFKHGGVGASGDLVQLAHLALTLIGEGEVFYQGARRKTADVFEQLGLNPLQIRLREGISVLNGTSVMTGIAGVNVYYAERLLDWAVKFSIAINELVQSYDDHFSEPLNNAKLHPGQREIAKRMRNYLSDSLRTKKREEYLYKGTHNERVFKEKVQEYYSLRCVPQILGAVYDTIAQTKQVFLDELNSANDNPIVDVATEQVYHGGNFHGDYISLEMDKLKLVITRLTMLSERQLNYLLNPKINDLLPPFVNAGKLGINFGIQGVQFTATSTTAENQTLSNPMYVHSIPNNNDNQDIVSMGTNAATLTNKVIENAFEVLAIEAITIAQAIDILGAKGLSSVTRSWYEDVRARIPFVKEDIVFYPYLKDIKNLLK; encoded by the coding sequence ATGGCACTTAATTTCGACAATTTTGTAAGGATTGTTTTTGGGGATGCTAACGTGAGTATCTCCAAAGAAACAGATCAAATTATTGAGAAAAGCTTCCGTTTTTTGCAAAAATTCGCCAAAAATAAGATTATTTACGGTGTAAACACGGGTTTTGGTCCGATGGCTCAGTATCGGATCGACGATTCCGACCAAAAACGGTTGCAATATAACCTGATTCGCAGTCACGCATCGGGAAGTGGCGAGCCTTTTGATGAAAAAATCGTCAGAGCAGCCATTTTATGCAGGATGAATAGCCTTTCTCAGGGCAAATCGGGGGTGCATCCTGATGTAATTTACCTGATGAGGGAGCTGATCAACAATAAAGTAACCCCACTTATCTTCAAGCACGGCGGCGTAGGGGCAAGTGGCGACTTGGTTCAGCTGGCGCACTTGGCACTCACCTTAATTGGGGAGGGAGAAGTGTTCTACCAAGGGGCAAGGCGCAAAACGGCGGATGTTTTTGAGCAACTGGGGCTAAATCCGCTGCAGATCCGTTTGCGCGAGGGCATTTCGGTGCTCAACGGCACTTCTGTGATGACGGGAATTGCTGGCGTGAACGTGTATTACGCTGAACGCCTACTGGATTGGGCTGTAAAATTCTCGATTGCCATCAATGAACTGGTACAATCGTATGATGATCACTTCTCGGAGCCGCTAAACAATGCAAAATTGCATCCTGGGCAGCGCGAAATTGCAAAAAGAATGCGAAATTACCTCTCTGATAGCCTCAGAACTAAAAAAAGGGAGGAATATCTCTATAAAGGCACCCACAACGAGCGTGTTTTTAAGGAAAAAGTGCAGGAATACTACTCGCTCAGGTGTGTTCCGCAGATACTTGGGGCGGTTTATGACACGATTGCGCAAACTAAACAGGTATTTTTGGACGAATTGAACTCTGCCAACGATAATCCGATCGTAGATGTGGCTACTGAGCAGGTGTACCACGGGGGTAACTTCCACGGCGATTATATTTCGTTGGAGATGGACAAATTGAAGTTGGTAATTACGCGCCTTACGATGCTGAGCGAGCGGCAGTTGAACTATCTTCTCAATCCGAAGATCAACGACTTGCTGCCTCCATTCGTAAATGCGGGTAAATTGGGGATTAACTTCGGAATTCAGGGGGTACAATTCACTGCTACCTCTACAACGGCTGAAAATCAGACCCTTTCTAACCCGATGTACGTGCATAGCATCCCGAACAACAACGACAATCAGGATATCGTCAGTATGGGCACCAATGCGGCTACCCTAACTAATAAGGTGATCGAGAACGCCTTCGAAGTGCTTGCCATAGAGGCTATTACAATCGCTCAGGCAATTGATATTTTAGGTGCAAAAGGACTTTCGTCAGTAACGAGGAGCTGGTACGAAGACGTTCGCGCGCGTATCCCATTCGTAAAAGAGGATATTGTGTTCTATCCTTACTTAAAAGACATTAAAAACTTACTAAAATGA
- the fabG gene encoding 3-oxoacyl-ACP reductase FabG encodes MRKFAIITGGSRGIGRAICEKLAHDTDYHLLITYQSNKDAALETLNHVQKLGKAAEILQFDVSDHEQTTKVLSQWQESNKDAVVEVIINNAGINSDGLFMWMPYNEWSRVIDTTLNGFYNVTNFFIQKMLRHRYGRIVNIASVSGVKGTAGQTNYSAAKGALVAATKALSQEVAKRHITVNAIAPGFIRTDMTSSLNEEDLVKLIPVGRFGEAEEVADLVSFLVSKKAAYITGEVININGGIYS; translated from the coding sequence ATGAGAAAATTTGCTATTATCACGGGTGGATCGAGAGGAATTGGGCGTGCTATTTGTGAAAAACTCGCTCACGACACCGATTATCACCTATTAATTACCTATCAGAGCAATAAAGATGCGGCATTGGAGACGCTAAATCACGTGCAGAAGCTCGGAAAGGCGGCGGAAATACTTCAATTTGACGTATCTGACCACGAGCAGACCACAAAAGTGCTTTCGCAATGGCAAGAATCAAACAAAGATGCCGTGGTTGAGGTAATCATCAACAATGCTGGCATTAACAGCGACGGATTGTTTATGTGGATGCCCTATAATGAGTGGAGCAGGGTGATAGATACAACCCTCAATGGCTTCTATAACGTTACAAACTTCTTTATTCAGAAGATGCTTCGCCATCGCTACGGGCGGATTGTCAATATTGCGTCGGTTTCTGGGGTGAAAGGCACCGCAGGACAGACAAATTACTCCGCAGCTAAGGGTGCCTTGGTGGCAGCCACCAAAGCGCTTTCGCAAGAAGTGGCAAAGCGGCACATCACCGTCAATGCTATTGCCCCAGGTTTCATCCGCACGGATATGACCTCCTCGCTTAATGAGGAAGATTTGGTAAAACTCATCCCCGTTGGGCGATTTGGGGAGGCAGAAGAGGTCGCCGACTTGGTGTCCTTCTTAGTATCAAAAAAAGCGGCGTACATCACGGGCGAAGTAATCAATATCAACGGCGGGATTTATTCATAG
- a CDS encoding DUF4301 family protein, with amino-acid sequence MNELTPKDRQLLAKKGITEEMLAEQVRQFEQGVPPIVLQRTAVLDDGILPLPKEEAAKYSAIYQKHKKGHKIVKFVPASGAATRMFKSLFAFRDDFEPERESLAAYLQRTRNKDVKTFFEGLERFAFFPILRKAVQKLHPDFDTLNEDVQKHLYVVTLLGEDGLNYGNMPKGLLPFHRHSEKIATPFEEHFREAVLYASDEEEAHLHFTITEQHTEAFHKELALIKPQLEERYNIKFDVSFSYQKPSTDTVSVTEENEYFRDEEGNLLFRPAGHGALLSNLGDIDADIIFIKNIDNVVVKKYTDETVFYKEALAGKLCEVQEEVFHILHRIDNNKVKKKEVKKILDYLRSININVPDYLYKFRRQYALEFVKEMLHRPIRVCGMVKNEGEPGGGPFWIREKDGSYSLQIIESAQVNMEDAKQKEIFAQSTHFNPVDLVCGTKDYQGNKYDLQQYIDPEQAFITSKTYMGKPLKALELPGLWNGSMAKWITIFVEVPIITFNPVKIVNDLLKKTHQ; translated from the coding sequence ATGAATGAATTAACACCAAAAGACAGACAATTGCTCGCAAAGAAGGGCATCACTGAGGAGATGCTTGCTGAGCAAGTAAGGCAATTCGAGCAAGGGGTGCCCCCTATCGTATTGCAAAGGACGGCAGTGCTTGATGATGGCATCTTGCCGCTCCCCAAAGAAGAGGCTGCTAAGTACTCAGCTATCTATCAAAAACACAAGAAGGGGCATAAGATTGTGAAGTTTGTGCCTGCCTCAGGGGCGGCGACGCGTATGTTTAAGTCGCTCTTTGCCTTTAGAGACGATTTTGAGCCTGAACGCGAGTCGTTGGCGGCTTACCTTCAGCGTACACGTAATAAGGACGTAAAAACGTTCTTTGAGGGCTTGGAGCGTTTTGCATTCTTTCCTATATTGAGGAAGGCGGTGCAGAAGTTACACCCTGATTTTGATACGCTCAATGAGGATGTGCAAAAGCATCTCTATGTGGTAACCCTATTGGGCGAAGATGGGCTTAATTACGGCAATATGCCTAAGGGCTTGCTGCCATTCCATCGCCATTCTGAGAAGATAGCCACACCTTTTGAGGAGCATTTCCGTGAGGCAGTGCTCTATGCTTCTGATGAAGAGGAAGCACACCTGCACTTCACCATTACCGAACAACATACGGAAGCCTTCCACAAGGAATTGGCACTGATAAAACCTCAATTGGAAGAGCGTTACAACATCAAGTTTGATGTGTCGTTCTCCTATCAGAAGCCGAGTACAGATACGGTTTCCGTTACTGAGGAGAACGAGTATTTCCGCGATGAGGAAGGCAATCTGCTATTTCGTCCTGCGGGGCACGGAGCTCTCCTGAGCAACTTGGGCGATATAGATGCGGATATTATCTTTATTAAAAATATTGATAATGTGGTGGTGAAGAAGTACACCGATGAAACCGTATTTTACAAGGAAGCCTTGGCGGGCAAACTATGTGAAGTGCAGGAAGAGGTGTTCCACATACTGCACCGCATTGATAACAACAAAGTGAAGAAGAAAGAGGTGAAGAAGATCTTAGATTACCTCAGAAGTATTAATATCAACGTGCCCGACTACTTGTATAAGTTCCGCCGTCAGTACGCTTTGGAGTTCGTTAAGGAAATGCTGCACCGCCCTATTCGCGTTTGTGGTATGGTGAAGAATGAAGGTGAGCCAGGTGGCGGTCCTTTTTGGATAAGGGAGAAGGATGGCAGCTATAGCCTGCAGATCATCGAGTCGGCACAGGTGAATATGGAAGATGCTAAGCAGAAGGAGATCTTTGCGCAATCAACACACTTCAACCCTGTGGACTTGGTGTGTGGCACTAAGGATTATCAGGGGAACAAATACGACTTGCAGCAGTACATCGACCCAGAGCAGGCGTTCATTACCTCGAAGACCTATATGGGCAAGCCGCTGAAAGCCTTAGAATTACCAGGCTTATGGAATGGCTCAATGGCTAAGTGGATCACTATCTTCGTGGAAGTGCCTATCATCACTTTTAACCCTGTGAAAATAGTAAATGACCTCTTGAAGAAGACACATCAATAA
- a CDS encoding DUF6714 family protein, translating to MDKKQLIEEIKQAFAGVRLGSGIGLSEGDAIDDYADAQRIAECKRKDEREDWQRIDSEALNVHSAALSFFDSDGMRFHLPAFIIADLKGAYRIGDLVFHLTQLAANDDYNLRKLSLLSVAQWEAVIHYLQWVKEEEPNMYDEDIDEAILMINEIKMRS from the coding sequence ATGGATAAAAAACAGTTGATAGAAGAAATAAAGCAGGCTTTTGCAGGGGTAAGGCTTGGCAGTGGCATAGGGCTGAGTGAAGGGGATGCTATTGATGATTATGCAGATGCCCAGCGCATAGCCGAGTGTAAGCGTAAGGATGAGCGTGAGGATTGGCAGCGCATTGATTCAGAAGCACTCAATGTGCATAGTGCGGCGTTGTCCTTTTTTGACTCTGATGGGATGCGGTTTCATCTGCCTGCCTTTATAATTGCTGATCTTAAAGGAGCATACCGCATTGGTGACTTGGTGTTTCATTTGACACAATTGGCAGCGAATGATGACTATAATCTTAGGAAGTTAAGTCTGCTTAGTGTAGCACAATGGGAAGCGGTAATACATTATCTGCAATGGGTGAAAGAGGAAGAACCCAATATGTATGATGAGGATATTGATGAAGCAATTTTGATGATTAATGAAATAAAAATGAGAAGTTAG